The Raphanus sativus cultivar WK10039 chromosome 2, ASM80110v3, whole genome shotgun sequence genome includes a region encoding these proteins:
- the LOC130504890 gene encoding subtilisin-like protease SBT2.5 isoform X2: MASSSKELYYVFLERDHEYERLKEIRTKKGEEELDRYLEKRHEEILESTLEPGSYKRTVSLVVVHGFGVEITDHQAEVLRSTDGVYTVEKN, translated from the exons ATGGCAAGTTCGAGCAAAGAGCTCTATTATGTATTTTTGGAAAGAGATCATGAGTATGAGCGTCTTAAagaaataag GacaaaaaaaggagaagaagagttgGATAGGTATCTAGAAAAGAGACACGAGGAGATTCTTGAAAGCACCCTTGAGCCTGGCTCTTATAAGAGGACTGTCTCTCTTGTCGTCGTTCACGGTTTTGGTGTTGAGATCACCGATCACCAG GCCGAAGTGCTAAGATCAACCGATGGGGTTTATACGGTGGAAAAGAACTAA
- the LOC130504890 gene encoding uncharacterized protein LOC130504890 isoform X1, whose protein sequence is MASSSKELYYVFLERDHEYERLKEIRTKKGEEELDRYLEKRHEEILESTLEPGSYKRTVSLVVVHGFGVEITDHQVVHTCIHTYVMYMKVVPMHL, encoded by the exons ATGGCAAGTTCGAGCAAAGAGCTCTATTATGTATTTTTGGAAAGAGATCATGAGTATGAGCGTCTTAAagaaataag GacaaaaaaaggagaagaagagttgGATAGGTATCTAGAAAAGAGACACGAGGAGATTCTTGAAAGCACCCTTGAGCCTGGCTCTTATAAGAGGACTGTCTCTCTTGTCGTCGTTCACGGTTTTGGTGTTGAGATCACCGATCACCAGGTAGTCCATACATGCATACATACATATGTCATGTATATGAAGGTGGTTCCTATGCATTTGTGA